The Prosthecodimorpha staleyi genome has a segment encoding these proteins:
- a CDS encoding GntR family transcriptional regulator, with product MSEDELSTAEPGGNLSALAYRAIAGLIRSHDLRSGEAIVEAKLAEALAISRTPIREALQRLEGEGLIVKTAGRSYMVRRVTLTEYLQSLRVREILEPEAAAAAIGRIAPAAIAEVRAAIDALSKAPAYSRDAHWTCDAQLHDLFVDACGNEIMAAMIHSLRATTHLFEIARLQDRLNPDNTEHVAILDALAAGDAKAARKATQQHIRSLYKFAVEVLG from the coding sequence TTGAGCGAGGACGAACTCTCCACCGCCGAACCGGGCGGCAACCTGTCCGCGCTCGCCTATCGGGCGATCGCGGGCCTGATCCGGTCGCACGACCTGCGCTCCGGCGAGGCGATCGTCGAGGCGAAGCTCGCCGAGGCGCTGGCCATCTCGCGCACGCCGATCCGCGAGGCGCTGCAGCGGCTCGAAGGCGAGGGGCTGATCGTCAAGACGGCGGGTCGCTCCTACATGGTGCGGCGGGTCACGCTGACCGAGTACCTGCAGAGCCTCAGGGTGCGCGAGATCCTGGAGCCGGAGGCCGCCGCCGCCGCGATCGGGCGGATTGCGCCGGCCGCGATCGCCGAGGTGCGGGCCGCCATCGACGCCCTGTCCAAGGCGCCGGCCTATTCGCGCGACGCGCATTGGACCTGCGACGCGCAGCTGCACGACCTGTTTGTCGATGCCTGCGGCAACGAGATCATGGCCGCGATGATCCACTCGCTGCGCGCGACGACGCATCTGTTCGAGATCGCCCGCCTCCAGGACCGGCTCAACCCCGACAATACCGAGCATGTCGCGATCCTCGACGCGCTCGCCGCCGGCGACGCCAAGGCCGCCCGCAAGGCGACACAGCAGCATATCCGCAGCCTGTACAAATTCGCCGTCGAGGTGCTCGGCTGA
- a CDS encoding transporter substrate-binding domain-containing protein, with amino-acid sequence MFRKSAFGKAALAMAALAATLLTASPDASARPLDEVLKSGILKVGVNPTLPPLAKFDEKNEMVGFDVDFATEIGKMLGVKVEFVQVGSPDRIPFVVSGKIDVVMGAMTRNPERAKVIDFTVPVHTEVFGVLTTEGKPFKSWKDLDKPEVMLIQVRGSTPVKFIEDNLKNAKVTLLDNYPDAIRALAQGRGDAMIDVIDFVGEQMNRFKDVKWKVVETPVDVYYCGMGVSKASTGLKDWLNVAIFEMHRRGKTDAAWKKWFGIDMINPTGWSPYF; translated from the coding sequence ATGTTCAGAAAGTCCGCGTTCGGCAAAGCCGCCCTGGCCATGGCGGCACTCGCCGCGACGCTCCTGACGGCAAGTCCGGACGCTTCCGCCCGGCCGCTCGACGAGGTGCTGAAGTCCGGCATCCTCAAGGTCGGCGTCAACCCGACCCTGCCGCCGCTGGCCAAGTTCGACGAGAAGAACGAGATGGTCGGCTTCGACGTCGATTTCGCCACCGAGATCGGCAAGATGCTCGGCGTGAAGGTCGAGTTCGTGCAGGTCGGTTCGCCGGACCGCATCCCCTTCGTCGTCTCCGGCAAGATCGACGTCGTCATGGGGGCGATGACGCGCAATCCCGAGCGCGCCAAGGTCATCGACTTCACCGTTCCGGTGCATACCGAGGTGTTCGGCGTCCTGACCACCGAGGGCAAGCCGTTCAAGTCCTGGAAGGATCTCGACAAGCCGGAGGTCATGCTGATCCAGGTGCGCGGCAGCACGCCGGTCAAGTTCATCGAGGACAACCTCAAGAACGCCAAGGTCACCCTGCTCGACAACTATCCAGACGCGATCCGCGCGCTGGCGCAGGGCCGCGGCGACGCGATGATCGACGTGATCGACTTCGTCGGCGAGCAGATGAACCGCTTCAAGGACGTGAAGTGGAAGGTGGTCGAGACGCCCGTCGATGTCTATTACTGCGGCATGGGCGTCTCGAAGGCCTCGACCGGCCTGAAGGACTGGCTCAACGTCGCGATCTTCGAGATGCATCGCCGGGGCAAGACCGACGCTGCCTGGAAGAAGTGGTTCGGCATCGACATGATCAACCCGACCGGCTGGTCGCCCTACTTCTGA
- a CDS encoding amino acid ABC transporter permease, translated as MKVWNWEGFFSYFVNGYLLTGALVTLALAAATLAIGFVLGMVLVLFRLSGNPILSGYARFHVWLFRGTPLLVQLIIIYTGLPQLGLARFSVIESALIGLALNEAAYLSEILRGGILSVHQGQRDAAYSLGLNRSKTFLLIVMPQALRVSIPALGNSVNGLLKTTSIASVISMEELLRRGQILMQQRFEVLEVFTCIAILYLCMTTLWEMIQRRIEAHFAKGYAAKAPEDDSPELARDAR; from the coding sequence ATGAAAGTCTGGAATTGGGAAGGCTTCTTCAGCTACTTCGTCAACGGCTACCTGTTGACGGGGGCGCTGGTCACCCTGGCGCTGGCCGCCGCGACGCTCGCGATCGGCTTCGTGCTGGGCATGGTCCTGGTCCTGTTCCGGCTGTCGGGCAATCCGATCCTGTCCGGCTATGCCCGCTTCCATGTCTGGCTGTTCCGCGGCACGCCGCTGCTCGTCCAGCTGATCATCATCTATACCGGCCTGCCCCAGTTGGGGCTGGCCCGGTTCTCGGTGATCGAGTCCGCGCTGATCGGGCTGGCGTTGAACGAGGCGGCCTATCTGTCCGAGATCCTGCGCGGCGGCATCCTGTCGGTCCACCAGGGCCAGCGCGATGCCGCCTATTCGCTCGGTCTCAACCGGTCGAAGACCTTCCTGCTGATCGTCATGCCGCAGGCGCTCCGGGTCTCGATCCCGGCGCTCGGCAATTCGGTCAACGGGCTCCTCAAGACCACCTCGATCGCCTCGGTCATCTCGATGGAGGAACTGCTGCGGCGCGGCCAGATCCTGATGCAGCAGCGCTTCGAGGTGCTGGAGGTCTTCACCTGCATCGCGATCCTCTATCTCTGCATGACCACCCTCTGGGAGATGATCCAGCGACGCATCGAGGCCCATTTCGCCAAGGGCTATGCGGCCAAGGCACCGGAGGACGACAGCCCGGAGCTGGCGCGCGATGCCCGCTGA
- the dapA gene encoding 4-hydroxy-tetrahydrodipicolinate synthase, whose translation MAGFRGTYTVLVTPFTPDGGAIDVAALKRLVDDQIEGGVHGLVPLGSTGEFLSLSQDERDLVIETVIGQARGRVPVLIGTGAEYTPDAVRYAREAEAAGADGVMIIPPYYAVPTEAELVAHYGAIAGKIGIPIMIYNNPAAANVDMLPATVARLSEIDNVRYIKESTLDVTRVRDIIRLCGDRMTVFAGVLGYESFFLGAEGWVAVCSNVAPRISADLFEAACDRNDPAEARAIHQRMVDLLWWVGGPRYVAGTKAALRLIGRGVGPPRAPRLPLPEADIPVLAGVLERLGLSLAGAD comes from the coding sequence GTGGCAGGTTTCAGAGGCACCTATACGGTTCTGGTCACCCCCTTCACGCCGGATGGCGGCGCGATCGATGTCGCGGCCCTGAAGCGTCTGGTCGACGATCAGATCGAGGGTGGGGTGCACGGCCTGGTGCCGCTCGGGTCGACCGGCGAATTCCTGTCGCTCTCCCAGGACGAACGCGATCTGGTGATCGAGACCGTGATCGGGCAGGCGCGCGGGCGGGTGCCGGTGCTGATCGGGACCGGCGCGGAATATACCCCCGACGCGGTGCGCTATGCGCGCGAGGCGGAGGCGGCCGGCGCCGACGGCGTGATGATCATCCCGCCCTACTATGCCGTGCCGACCGAGGCCGAACTGGTCGCCCATTATGGCGCGATCGCCGGCAAGATCGGCATCCCGATCATGATCTACAACAACCCGGCGGCCGCCAATGTCGACATGCTGCCCGCGACGGTCGCCCGGCTCTCCGAGATCGACAATGTCCGCTACATCAAGGAATCCACGCTCGACGTGACCCGCGTGCGCGACATCATCCGTCTCTGCGGCGATCGGATGACGGTCTTCGCCGGGGTGCTCGGCTACGAATCCTTCTTCCTCGGCGCCGAAGGCTGGGTCGCGGTCTGTTCCAACGTCGCGCCGCGCATCTCCGCTGATCTGTTCGAGGCCGCCTGCGACCGCAACGATCCGGCCGAGGCGCGCGCGATCCACCAGCGGATGGTCGACCTGCTCTGGTGGGTCGGCGGTCCGCGCTATGTCGCTGGAACCAAGGCGGCGCTCAGGCTGATCGGCCGGGGCGTCGGCCCGCCGCGCGCCCCGCGCCTGCCGCTGCCCGAGGCCGACATTCCCGTTCTGGCCGGCGTGCTCGAACGCCTCGGCCTCAGCCTGGCAGGTGCGGATTGA
- a CDS encoding aspartate dehydrogenase domain-containing protein — protein sequence MPADDVRSAAVSAGPRPRLRCGLLGYGRIGRLIAGGLAARPDGPELVGILTRTAGGPAPGSRMLDPPEAGLVCAALDDLVTRRPDLVVECASTAALVDAAPTLLAAGIDCIPLSLAAFADPGGEGVLRDAAGRGPGRILVPSGAAGALGLLAAAAAAGLRSVRFVQSYPPAVWCGTAAAGMVDLDRLVGPATFFRGSARAAARLFPHNLNAATGIALAGLGLDATEIELVADPDLPGVRYELVADVATGPIRLVIGPRPDPGPDLTAYSVLALLAGRAAAIAL from the coding sequence ATGCCCGCTGACGACGTCAGGTCTGCGGCCGTATCCGCCGGCCCGCGACCGCGCCTGCGCTGCGGCCTGCTCGGCTACGGCCGGATCGGCCGGCTGATCGCCGGCGGGCTCGCGGCGCGTCCGGATGGTCCCGAACTGGTCGGCATCCTGACGCGCACGGCCGGCGGCCCGGCGCCCGGCTCCCGGATGCTCGATCCGCCCGAAGCCGGGCTCGTCTGCGCCGCGCTCGACGACCTCGTCACGCGGCGCCCGGACCTGGTGGTCGAATGTGCCTCGACGGCGGCCCTGGTCGACGCCGCACCGACCCTGCTCGCCGCCGGCATCGACTGCATTCCCCTGTCGCTCGCCGCCTTTGCCGATCCGGGCGGCGAAGGCGTGCTTCGGGACGCCGCCGGCCGCGGGCCGGGCCGCATCCTGGTGCCCTCCGGGGCGGCCGGGGCGCTCGGTCTGCTCGCCGCCGCCGCTGCGGCCGGTCTCCGCAGCGTGCGCTTCGTGCAAAGCTATCCGCCCGCCGTCTGGTGCGGCACGGCCGCCGCCGGCATGGTCGATCTCGACCGGCTCGTCGGCCCCGCCACCTTCTTCCGCGGCAGCGCGCGGGCGGCGGCGCGCCTGTTTCCGCACAATCTCAACGCCGCCACCGGCATCGCGCTCGCCGGTCTCGGCCTCGACGCGACCGAGATCGAACTGGTCGCCGATCCGGATCTGCCCGGCGTGCGCTACGAACTGGTCGCGGATGTCGCAACCGGACCGATTCGTCTGGTCATCGGCCCGCGCCCCGATCCGGGGCCCGATCTCACCGCCTATTCGGTTCTCGCCCTCCTCGCCGGCCGTGCGGCCGCGATCGCCCTCTGA
- a CDS encoding ABC transporter substrate-binding protein encodes MTMDSRDGSNARFSGLFGSKMAGPSPSGAGPTRRGVLLGAGALAGSVVLGGRRASAQAKLGAPNLIKPGTLIMSINPTLPPLQFVNDKGELQGMRVELGNEIAKVLGLTPEYVRIEFAAMVPGLAAKRWDMINTGIFWTEERSKLMYMVPYERAAVSFLVSRGNPLGVAKWQDLAGKAVGVELGGIEERRTREVDTMLKKEGLAGLDVRTFNNFAEAFQALRAGQVQAATSIDATAMYWQGRGDFTRAIAGLFPQTATFAFANKTLALAVVDALNGLKKSGFYDALFDRYGVLKIEGDSFKIDGPGPA; translated from the coding sequence ATGACGATGGATTCACGCGACGGTTCGAACGCCCGGTTCTCCGGCCTTTTCGGCTCGAAGATGGCCGGCCCGAGCCCGTCAGGGGCAGGCCCGACGCGGCGCGGCGTCCTCCTCGGCGCGGGCGCGCTGGCCGGCAGCGTCGTGCTCGGCGGCCGCCGAGCCTCGGCCCAGGCCAAGCTCGGTGCGCCGAACCTGATCAAGCCCGGCACGCTGATCATGTCGATCAACCCGACCCTGCCGCCGCTCCAGTTTGTCAACGACAAGGGCGAGCTGCAGGGCATGCGGGTCGAACTCGGCAACGAGATCGCCAAGGTGCTCGGCCTGACGCCCGAATATGTCCGCATCGAATTCGCCGCCATGGTCCCGGGCCTGGCGGCCAAGCGCTGGGACATGATCAACACCGGCATCTTCTGGACCGAGGAGCGGTCCAAGCTGATGTACATGGTCCCCTACGAGCGGGCGGCGGTCAGCTTCCTGGTCTCGCGCGGCAACCCGCTCGGCGTCGCCAAGTGGCAGGACCTCGCCGGCAAGGCGGTTGGCGTGGAACTCGGCGGCATCGAGGAGCGGCGCACCCGCGAGGTCGATACCATGCTCAAGAAGGAAGGCCTGGCGGGTCTCGACGTGCGCACCTTCAACAATTTCGCCGAGGCCTTCCAGGCGCTGCGCGCCGGCCAGGTCCAGGCGGCGACCTCGATCGACGCCACCGCCATGTACTGGCAGGGTCGCGGCGACTTCACCCGCGCCATCGCCGGCCTGTTCCCGCAGACCGCGACCTTCGCCTTCGCCAACAAGACCCTGGCGCTGGCCGTGGTCGATGCGCTCAACGGGCTGAAGAAGAGCGGCTTCTACGATGCCCTGTTCGACCGCTACGGCGTGCTGAAGATCGAAGGCGACAGCTTCAAGATCGACGGCCCCGGCCCGGCCTGA
- a CDS encoding DMT family transporter, whose translation MTDIAAAPVRPRAALAGALMMVAAVVCFTSLDSILKLLVARHDVLFLAWGRNLFQVAYMAALMPVLGGRRMLTTRHPVLQLGRGALLVSTTVLIVLSLKVLPLAQTYAITFSTPFLAVLMARLFLGETVSLHRLAWIAAGFVGVLIALRPGAPDAGWHLLLPVGMAFANALYHVLTRAIAADEDPFAMVFLVAAVATVLTALALPWTWSAMLPWEWGLLALGAAFGTAAHMLLVAAFRIAPTSVVSPMVYTQIVSALILGYLMFGEVPTLNTLLGAGLVTLCGIGLIRTRR comes from the coding sequence GTGACCGATATCGCTGCCGCGCCCGTGCGCCCCCGTGCCGCGCTGGCCGGCGCCCTGATGATGGTCGCGGCGGTGGTCTGCTTCACCAGCCTCGATTCCATCCTCAAGCTGCTGGTTGCCCGGCACGACGTGCTGTTCCTCGCCTGGGGCCGCAACCTGTTCCAGGTCGCCTATATGGCGGCGCTGATGCCCGTGCTCGGCGGCCGCCGCATGCTGACCACCCGGCATCCCGTGCTGCAGCTCGGCCGCGGCGCCCTGCTGGTCTCGACGACCGTGCTGATCGTGCTCTCGCTCAAGGTCCTGCCGCTGGCGCAGACCTATGCGATCACCTTCTCGACCCCGTTCCTGGCCGTGCTGATGGCCCGGCTGTTCCTGGGCGAGACCGTCTCGCTGCACCGCCTGGCCTGGATCGCGGCCGGCTTCGTCGGCGTCCTGATCGCGCTCCGGCCCGGCGCCCCCGATGCCGGCTGGCACCTCCTCCTGCCGGTCGGCATGGCCTTCGCCAACGCGCTCTATCACGTCCTGACCCGCGCCATCGCGGCCGATGAGGATCCGTTCGCGATGGTGTTCCTGGTCGCGGCGGTGGCGACCGTACTGACGGCGCTGGCGCTGCCCTGGACCTGGTCGGCGATGCTGCCTTGGGAATGGGGCCTGCTCGCGCTGGGCGCCGCCTTCGGCACCGCCGCCCATATGCTGCTGGTCGCCGCCTTCCGGATCGCGCCGACCTCGGTGGTCTCGCCGATGGTCTATACCCAGATCGTCTCGGCCCTGATCCTCGGCTACCTGATGTTCGGAGAGGTGCCGACCCTGAACACCCTCCTCGGCGCCGGGCTGGTCACGCTATGCGGCATCGGGCTGATCCGCACGCGCCGGTGA
- a CDS encoding M20/M25/M40 family metallo-hydrolase, which produces MTSPADDATGDVFTRLRAASVERREATIGLLRALIAAQRDGEAAVQARVAEAFAAHGATVETVAYDPATVPLVGEFAAPRATPAETRTCVVARLKGRGGGRSLIFFAHPDSEPLAGLDTWTRDPFAGSIGDGRLYGWGVADDLAGVAAMVGAVDLIRTAGLEPDGDVILVSTPSKRHARGVSALLHGGLSADAAVYLHPAESGAGLAEVKAFASGQLEFRIDVPGRGPETTEPLQTAFAHQAIDPIAKGAYVRAALRQLEAERAARIRHPLLEAAVGRSTNIMVSHVVAGSLDALARAPELCTVAGAVSFPPGETLEAVAEELAAAVRTAAANDPWLAAHPPTVRFLAGVSPAETPADSPLFRAVAQAVEAVTGRAPFVNPMHTASDIRNPIVQKGIPTVGLGPLGGDLTQNGRTDEWVDLEDHLRAVETAAAIVATWCGLGTVRA; this is translated from the coding sequence ATGACATCCCCCGCCGACGATGCGACCGGCGACGTGTTCACCCGTCTGCGGGCGGCCTCGGTCGAGCGCCGGGAGGCGACGATCGGCCTGCTCCGGGCGCTGATCGCGGCGCAGCGCGACGGCGAGGCCGCCGTTCAGGCGCGCGTCGCGGAGGCCTTTGCGGCGCACGGCGCCACGGTCGAGACGGTCGCCTATGATCCCGCCACAGTGCCGCTGGTCGGCGAGTTCGCGGCGCCGCGCGCGACGCCGGCCGAGACGCGCACCTGCGTGGTCGCGCGGTTGAAGGGCCGCGGCGGCGGCCGGAGCCTGATCTTCTTCGCCCATCCGGACAGCGAACCGCTCGCCGGGCTCGACACCTGGACGCGCGATCCCTTTGCCGGCTCGATCGGGGACGGACGCCTCTACGGCTGGGGCGTCGCCGACGATCTCGCCGGGGTCGCCGCGATGGTCGGGGCGGTCGACCTGATCCGAACGGCCGGTCTTGAACCGGACGGCGACGTGATCCTGGTCTCGACGCCGAGCAAGCGCCACGCGCGCGGCGTCTCGGCGCTGCTCCATGGCGGGCTCTCGGCGGATGCGGCGGTCTATCTGCATCCGGCCGAATCCGGTGCCGGCCTCGCCGAGGTCAAGGCCTTCGCGTCCGGCCAGCTCGAGTTCCGGATCGATGTCCCGGGCCGCGGCCCGGAGACGACCGAGCCGCTGCAGACCGCCTTCGCCCATCAGGCCATCGATCCGATCGCCAAGGGCGCTTATGTGCGCGCGGCCTTGCGCCAGCTCGAAGCCGAACGGGCGGCGCGCATCCGGCATCCGCTCCTGGAGGCGGCGGTCGGCCGGTCGACCAACATCATGGTCTCCCATGTCGTCGCCGGGAGCCTGGATGCCCTGGCGCGGGCGCCGGAGCTGTGCACCGTCGCCGGCGCCGTGTCGTTTCCGCCCGGCGAGACGCTGGAGGCGGTGGCCGAGGAACTGGCTGCCGCGGTCCGGACGGCCGCCGCGAACGATCCGTGGCTGGCTGCCCATCCCCCGACGGTCCGCTTCCTGGCCGGCGTCTCGCCGGCCGAGACCCCGGCCGACAGTCCGCTGTTCCGGGCCGTCGCGCAGGCGGTCGAGGCGGTCACGGGCCGGGCGCCCTTCGTCAATCCGATGCACACGGCGAGCGACATCCGCAATCCGATCGTCCAGAAGGGCATCCCGACCGTCGGGCTCGGTCCGCTCGGCGGCGATCTGACCCAGAACGGCCGGACCGACGAATGGGTCGATCTTGAAGATCACCTGCGCGCCGTGGAGACCGCCGCCGCCATCGTGGCCACCTGGTGCGGGCTCGGCACGGTCCGGGCATGA
- a CDS encoding phosphotriesterase family protein, with amino-acid sequence MEPGRIETVLGPIAPAALGATLMHEHLLCDLTAPARRGQGLPEAEITLETVFDMGYRPGRYHGNHRLQDVALATREAAAFKADGGGAIVELTTGGIVPDPEGLAAIARGAGVHVVLGAGFYTENFLDAETLALSTEALTEITIGQLTEGAWGTSVRCGLIGEIGCSWPLTPFERRSLRSGARAQKATGAAITIHPGRDRAAPDEILDVLEAEGADIARVVIGHMDRTLLDDADVIALARRGCIVEYDFFGIEHSNYWLGVVDIPNDWMRIRALRRLFDAGLGDRVVISHDICTRTRLQSLGGHGYGHILRNVVPLMRDRGFSQSEIDLLLVETPRRILTIGG; translated from the coding sequence ATGGAACCAGGGCGGATCGAGACGGTGCTGGGGCCGATCGCGCCCGCGGCGCTCGGGGCGACGTTGATGCACGAGCATCTGCTGTGCGACCTGACCGCGCCGGCCCGGCGCGGCCAGGGTCTGCCCGAGGCCGAGATCACGCTGGAGACCGTCTTCGACATGGGCTACCGGCCCGGCCGCTATCACGGCAATCACCGGCTCCAGGATGTCGCTCTCGCGACCCGCGAGGCCGCCGCCTTCAAGGCCGACGGCGGCGGCGCCATCGTGGAGCTGACCACGGGCGGCATCGTGCCAGACCCCGAGGGTCTCGCGGCGATCGCCCGCGGCGCCGGCGTCCACGTGGTGCTCGGCGCCGGCTTCTATACGGAGAATTTCCTCGATGCCGAAACGCTCGCCCTGTCGACCGAGGCGCTGACCGAGATCACCATCGGTCAGCTGACCGAGGGCGCCTGGGGCACGTCGGTCCGCTGCGGCCTCATCGGCGAGATCGGTTGCTCCTGGCCGCTGACGCCGTTCGAACGGCGCTCGCTCAGGTCCGGCGCGCGCGCCCAGAAGGCGACCGGCGCGGCGATCACCATCCATCCCGGCCGCGACCGCGCCGCCCCGGACGAGATCCTGGACGTGCTGGAGGCCGAGGGCGCCGACATCGCGCGCGTGGTCATCGGCCACATGGACCGCACGCTGCTCGACGACGCCGACGTGATCGCCCTCGCCCGGCGCGGCTGCATCGTCGAATACGACTTCTTCGGCATCGAGCACTCGAACTACTGGCTCGGCGTGGTCGACATCCCGAACGACTGGATGCGCATCCGCGCCCTGCGCCGGCTGTTCGACGCCGGGCTCGGCGACCGGGTCGTCATCTCGCACGACATCTGCACCCGCACCCGCCTGCAGAGCCTCGGCGGCCACGGCTATGGTCACATCCTGCGCAACGTCGTGCCGCTAATGCGCGACCGCGGCTTCTCCCAGTCCGAAATCGATCTCCTGCTGGTCGAAACCCCGCGCAGGATCCTGACCATCGGCGGATAG
- a CDS encoding GntR family transcriptional regulator, with product MSSDVETPARDGTGGYNLSNLAYKSVSEMIRTRRLKGGDLIVEAKLADLLGISRTPLREALQRLEGEGLVVKVANRSFAVRSVDLAEYLQSLKVREVIEGEAAALAAGNVPVAKIRAARREVEELMAATSYHTDAHWRSDDNVHGLFINGCGNPVMAGIIHSLRVTTRLFEIARLADRVGPDSLEHLAILDALEAGDPRLARKAAQAHIRSLSKFALANVA from the coding sequence ATGAGCAGCGACGTCGAAACGCCCGCCCGGGATGGCACGGGCGGCTACAACCTCTCCAATCTCGCCTACAAGTCGGTCTCCGAGATGATCCGGACGCGCCGGCTCAAGGGCGGCGACCTGATCGTCGAGGCCAAGCTCGCCGACCTGCTCGGCATCTCGCGCACACCGCTGCGCGAGGCGCTGCAGCGGCTTGAAGGCGAAGGGCTGGTGGTCAAAGTCGCCAACCGCTCCTTCGCGGTCCGCTCGGTCGATCTCGCCGAATATCTGCAGAGCCTGAAGGTGCGCGAGGTGATCGAGGGCGAGGCCGCCGCGCTCGCCGCCGGCAACGTCCCGGTGGCCAAGATCCGGGCGGCGCGGCGCGAGGTCGAGGAATTGATGGCCGCGACCAGCTATCACACCGACGCGCATTGGCGCTCGGACGACAATGTCCACGGACTGTTCATCAACGGCTGCGGCAATCCGGTGATGGCCGGGATCATCCATTCCCTGCGCGTGACCACCCGTCTGTTCGAGATCGCCCGCCTTGCCGACCGGGTCGGCCCGGACAGTCTGGAACACCTGGCCATCCTCGACGCGCTGGAGGCCGGCGATCCCAGGCTCGCCCGCAAGGCCGCGCAGGCGCATATCCGCAGCCTGTCGAAATTCGCGCTCGCCAACGTCGCCTGA